From Aegilops tauschii subsp. strangulata cultivar AL8/78 chromosome 5, Aet v6.0, whole genome shotgun sequence:
GAACAGGGAGTTGGACAGGTTGAGCATTGACCGCAGAAATCGGGATTTGGTTCAGCTGGAGGAAAGGGGTGAAGGGGAACGCTGAGATGCTTTGAGATTCGGTTCAACACCTGTCACACAGAGAAGCGGGTCTCCAGCTTGAGTCCATACGACCCGCTCGTATAGGATTATTTTCCATGTGCTATGCATATTACTTTCTCTTGATCCATGTGCTATGGCCGGCTCTAGAATAAGAGCCCGTTTCACTCTCTCTCCTCTTTTCTCACTCATTCAAATAAGATTTTAATGACATAACGCGTCTTATAGCTTGCTGACTAGGTCTCATTAGACTTGCGTTGTTCCATAGGAATCATGTAGTACTAAGCATGATTAATAATATAGCTGGCAGCTGGTTCCGTAGAAATCATGTAGTATTAAGCATGGTTAATTGTATAGTCGGCTGCTGTTATATGATCTTGCCACATTATCTATAGCCAACTTTATAGCCGGCAAGTACAATAGTTACATATAAATATGTACTACTTTGTTGATACATCACCCACCTTCTTCTCTCACAAATTGTCTAGGAGCCAGTGCTACAGCCGGCTGTTAATCAGTACTTCGCATCTCTTCTCGCTTCTTTTCTCTCTCCTTCAACTCATTAAAAATGTAATATTTAAAGTCTTACAGCCCGCCTACGTCATTCTATTATACTTGCTCTAAGTGCAAAGTGTGAAATTTCGTTGAACTAGCCCGACTATGAGTAGCTGACTGACAAAAGGGCTCGCTAACAAAGTAAAAGCAACTGGGCTAGGGCACCTCTCTGATTGGTCTTCCCAAACCACCAAGATAAATAAAAGTAAAATATAAGCAATTTcataaatactccctccattctgaACTATAAGTcatggtgctcgcatttattctaGATTTATTTTAGGATTTTCGGCAATACGTGTTTAGTGAGAGAAGACGTTCCCGTCGATTATAAGGCGCCTACGACGACTTCGTAAAATCtgaagatgatatgccggctcggTCTCTGGAAGGTTCTCACAGacgtagggtgtgcgtgtgtgcgttcatagggtgagtgtatgcgcgtatatACGAGCGCTTGCGTCTGCATTGTGTTAGAAAAAAGTGTTCTAAATATTTTTCTAAATCGGATGTATATAGTTATATTTTAGTGTGTTTATTCACTCACTTTAGTTTGTACATAATTTATACtaaaatatccaaaacatcttagagcatctacaaccacaAATAACTGATATGGGTTGCCAAATACCCATAGACAAGGCTGAGAGCATCCACGGAAAGTGACCTGCCAACCCCCAACTTGCACCTCCAACAACCATACTTGCTATTTCTCCAATAGCACTTCCCTACAAAATAATGGAACGCCAAGATCTACGTACTACCAGACTACCAAGTACACTACACGTCCTCGTCGTCGGAGATGTTGATGAAGTTCATGCCAGAGCCGCCGGCTTCGTGGTCATTGACGGCCGGGCGCACCACCAGCTCCTCGTCGGACTGCGTGTCAGCGAAGATCTCGTAGATCTCCACGTCCTCCTGGCGGAGGTAGCGTCGAGTgacctccacctccgcctccgatTGGATGGATTCGATGATGGCTTGCTGCTCTGTCGCCTCCTCCGCTTGCGCCACCTCGTACTCCGACAGCGCCTCAGGCATGCCGAAGCCCACAGGCGTCAACTCTGCCtccttcgcctcctcctcctcctcctcctttgccTTCTCCATGGCGGCGTCCTCCTCCATGACCGCTCCCTCCTTCTCCGGCTCCGGCCCCGGTtccagctcctcctcctcctcctctgtttgCGGTGTACCCGGAGGCAGGCTGGCGGCGAACCGAGCCCCGCGCTTGGTCCGGATCTCCTCCAGCAGCTGCAGTCGGCCTCTGGAGTGAGCATGGCGTAGGTGGTGATCCTGCGCCTCGGCATGACTAGAGGCGGACGGATTGGAAGTGGTGGCGGCAAAGGGGAGAAAGGGAAAGAAATGGGGAGGGCTAGGGTTGGGTTGCTAccgtccggcttaaatagccAGACTTGGTTCCACGGGCGACACACCGGAGCGGCGCCATGTGGCACTATGAATGCGTCCTCACCAACGAAAGGAGGAGGCGCCCGTCAAAACGCCGGTTTACGCAGTTGACCACGTGGGCCCTAGCGGCCAGTCTTACATGGCAGACGCGCATGAGCATCCCTATATCTGCCCCATATATGGGTCGGGTATGCAGGTTGCCGGTCAGTCTGGGCGTTTGGGCCGGATTCGTCATGTCCGGTTGGGAGGCGATTTCATGTTCGGGCAGCAACCGGTCAACCCGCCCCAGGTGTTTAGGGCGGAATTTGGGGCTTGAGATATAGATGCTCTTATAATAGTGAACGAAGGGAGTAGAAATTATGCTAGTATACTTGCACATTACAGAGTTTGATGTACACTTCAAAATATTTAAGTAGTGTGGTAAAAAGTGCAATTGCAGATTAAATATATATAGAAAAGGTACAAATAAGATAAATGGTCAATACAATTGAGCTTCCATAAACATTTGGTATACCTTTAAAGGAAGTGTGCAGGTGGATACTGAAAGTGCGACCGTAGAGGGGAACCAGCCAGTGTTTGGGTGATTGAAGGGTGGGGTTAAATCAAGTATGATAGCAAACTTAATAGTCCGTTTACATTACATTTTTCCGTATGTTAATAAGAAGGATGTGAAAAATAAAAGGAACGAGCTCTCACGCAAAAGTCTAGTACAAAAGTCTATCACTACACATGCTTCTAAACAAATATAATAGATATGAAGAAGGATGTAGAGAAAAGGTGAACAAAAATGCCAGTTTTATAGTAAACCTTATTAGTGATTATAAGTGATGGTCCATTAAATGGCAACATCATAAGAGTAATATATATAGTCAATAGCCGTATACATTATTAGTTGTACTCGTATGTTCAGCCCACAGGTGATCATACCTCAGATTTGACACTTTAGTGTCTTATTAATACAGAATATTCTTTCAGCGGAAGGTGATGTTTATTTTTTCAGTGAAAGGTGATTGTCAATTTTGAATCATGTTAGTGAGTGTGGTGCAAGTGTGTGTGTAATCGGTGTTTCTAAAAGCGACTGTCAAGTAAACAGAAAAAATCAACCACTATGATGTTGTTCGGATGTGCCTGTGCGTACGTGTGTAATAAATGAATAAATTGTGTACTAAGAACAGTTCATTCCGAAACAAGCACTATGGACAGTCAGTGATAAGCATAAGCTGACAGAGACATGTTTGACAAGGATCGATACCTCAAGAGTGTTTTACGAGGAGACGGCCGTATCCTCTCGTTTCTTAGCGACGCATCTTGCTGATAATAGTACGACGCATCTCATAAGTTTGGGATATATCCAAATACGCGACAAAATGTCACTTGTAACCGGTACACACCAACTGTTCAGGCCACACATTTTACAAGCAGCACAACTTTGCTGTTGTGTAAATACCAGGTTACAAATGATACACACAAAGGAACAAAAGTAGACTAGTAGCTATTTTACCCGATTTCCTTTCTCTTCCTTCATCTATGTTTAATTTCGCTTTCAAGATAAGGGCAGCCGAAGACCATTGTGAGGTCGTCAAACAGACTCCGGTCGCCGCCTGAGATTGATCGGATATCCTTTGAGGGTTCGAGTGGTGGGAAAGAAGACGAGCCTATCTTCCTCGGCCGCTTCCCAGCTGCCAAATTTATGCACAAAGAAGAAATCAAAGTGGCATCTTAGTTTGGAATTTCAATTGCAGAACATCTAGATCGTATAGCCACAAACAATGTAGAAACTCGAACTGAAGATGGATTACCTAAAGCGCATTACAAGATGATGGAGGAAAACAGAGATGACAACCCGAGCGAGCTCGTAGCCAGGGCACAACCGAGGTCCACCGCCAAAGGGAGTAAATAAGTTGGCCCCTACCTCGTTCTGAAGTTTGTTGTTGCTCTGCACCAGCAACAAAGTAAGTACATGGTACCACAAAATAGTACCCTTATGCAGGCATTTACTTTACTTTTCTACTAGCATAAGCCAAGATATAACAGAATACGATTGACCAACAGCACCGTAAAGGGTACCTGCCATCTCCATGGGTCAAACGTCCGGGCATTCTCATAGTGTTCATTGTTGAGGTGCACAGCTCGGAACGAAGCAAATATTTTGCAGCCCTTCGGGATAGTGTAACCTAATAGAATGATGAATAAAAACAAATGTTACACACACTAGGGAGTATTCCTGATCAAAAGGTTCTGAATACTTAAGTGTGGATTTACTGAAGTACCTTTAAAATGAATATCAGTGTTTGCTCGCCTAAATACCCCACCGATTATGTTAGCCACACGAAGTGTCTCATTTATCACCTGCGGAAGTGGCATTCCTTATTATGACGTGAAAAATCCCAGTGAGCTTAGATGTTATTGTCAACAAATGCGGCGGTATGTATGATATGCAGATCAACTTTAAGAAATATGGGGGCATTGAAATCATTACACATTGGGTGAAGGTCATTGACTTGTAATCGACCCACTCTAGGAGTTGATTTTCACCTTTCATCTTTGTCATATTTTCATGCTCTTCCTGTAAAATCAGCAAGACATTTTAGATTAACAAATCAGCAAGACATCTGTATTAATTGCACCTACATTGACACAGAATATCAATAGAAGCAATGATATAAAAGCATATGTATAAGTTTACTGACAACAACATCGGCTGAAGAGGTTCACATATTCAATCTAACTACGGTTCCTGGCTTTGTGGTAAGGATTCTCAGTTTTTGCTTATGTTGATAAATTTAGTCTCGTACGAGTAAACAAAAGAGGAGAAAGAGCAAACATGCTTTTGGAAGAAGTTGGTAGGATTTGTGTTCATAGCAGATCCATTCTTAGGTTACAAGCAGATAAAAGAATAAGTCAACATCACCCCTGTCTGAAACCAAGATGCTAACAGATCGCTACAAACGTAAACAATAGTCTTTTAGTTAACAAACTACTATCTGAATTAACAAAACTGTACTTGCCGGCACAGCAAATTTTCTCTTGGACAAGAGCAAACAATAGCCTCTGCATCAGTTGATGCACACAGCGAAAAGGTTTACCTAACCTAACTCCCAATTATAATAAGATATTATGAAATCGGTTGACGAATCCTAGCTAGTGTCCGACCTTATTTGACAGTACGCACTACCACACGTGCACAAGAATTGACAATTTACCAAACAAATCCTCATGATTCATTCCATACCTTGAGCTGTGCCAGCGCCGCCGGCGTCTCTGTGAGGAACTTGACGGCCACCGTCATGAGGACGGAGGTGGTCTCGTACCCAGCAACAAGCAGGGACAGGCAGAAGTCCACCATCTCCTCCTCCGAGAAGCTCCCACCCTCCGCCTCAAGAAGCTCCTCCACCAtgtccttcttctccctcttcccgtccatctcctccttcactcctttctcctctcctctctcctccATCCTCTTCCTTATCACCTCCCTCAACGCTCCGGCCACCTTCTTCCTCGACTAGAGAAAATTTGATAATAGAATATAAATCAGTTACGAATTTGTGCAAACGCAATGTCCATACGAAGGGGAAGGGCTGAGGCAAAAGGATAAACACCTTGAGGGCCTGGCCGTAGGTGGTGAAGGGGAGGAATGAGGCGAAAGGGAAGGGGATGGAGAAGAAGCCGTCGATGAGCTTGACGTATTCGCGGCGGAGGCTCTCGGTCCAGGGCCCGGGCTCGATGCTGACGAGCTGCTTGACGGTGAGGTTGAAGGTGATCTTCTTTGCCTCGTCGAGGAGACGCACGGTGGCGGTGGGCTCCCACTGGCGCATGGTGGCGAGCACGAGGCGCTCGATGTGCGCGAGCAGGGGCTGCGAGGCGGGGCGCCCGAGGCGGGTGAGGGTGAGCGAGTGGAGGCGCTTGTGGGCGGTGCCCCGCGTGAGGAGCAGGGAGCGCGCGCCGAGGAGCGTGGTGATGGAGGAAGGGTAGCTGCAGCTCACGGCGCGGCcctcggcggcgaggaggaggcggtTGAAGGCCGGGTCGGCGGAGAACACGGTGCGCTCGCcgaagatgtgggtggtgaacACGCCCCCGTGCCGCGCCACGCGCTCGTCAATGAAGGGCTCCGGGTCGGGCGTCTTGTACGCGGAGATCAGCCGCAGCGTCTCGCCGATCAGGGGCAGCCCCGTGCTGCCCGGCGGGAGCCGCGGCCTCTGCTTCCGGACCCCGACCGCGCACGCCACAAGGAACCATCTGCATACCAACGCGGCGACGACGatggcaacggcggcggcggcgagctggAGCGCGCCGGCGTCCATAACTCGCCGTGGTAATGGCCGTGGCGGTGTGCGTTTTGGCTTTTGGTTGGGTGGGGGAGTGAGATTGGTGACTCTGCGAGAGGCAGAGGAGAGGAGGGATGTTTGGGGGGCTTCGCTTTTCTAGGTGGGTTTAAATAAAAAGGTTGGAGATGAGAGCTTGAGAAAAGGTGTCGAGTGTTAATTAATGGATAGAAAGACTGTGTGCTCTGGTCCAAAAGGGGAATGTATGTGCACTGTGGCCATGTTGCTGGGGACAAGGGATGTGCTAGAAAGATTTTGTTGTAAAAACAAATGAaatgctatttatttatttttcaaatCCTTATTTAATGTTGGAATCCTTCATGCGAATGAATCTCAGGGCTGAACGAAATCAAATCATagaatgaactgtccgtgaaactatttcacgcggctgacttttttgtgtgacgcccgacatGAAGGCGTCACACTACattgtgcaacgcctcacagataggcgctacacgcctggccagcgttgcaccccagtctgcctaaaaattgctaagtcattgtgcagagcctaagagctaggcgctgcactgtatagtgtgacgcctagctctcaggcgctgcactagtggttgcactataaaatgaagcaaccactagtgcaacgcctagaagctaggcgctacactgtatagtgtggcgcctagctctcaggcgctgcacactgacttagtaattttcggatcacacgggtgcgacgctggccaggcgtgtagcgcctatctatgaggcgttgcacagtgtagtgtggcgccttcgtgtcgggcgtcacacaaaaaggtcagccgcgtgaaatagtttcacggacagttcattctgtgatttgatttcgtccataggtcaaatttgtcaaattcgCCGAATCTCAGCTACTCTCTCAGTTTACAGGACGTGCGTGTACCCCTAGGTCGtcaatttgaccaacctaatacaagtcatacattacaaaaaatataccaatataaacttcagatgttctattttcaaaggtataatttttggttatatagtttatattagggTGATAAAATTGACAACCTAAGTATACGCACAGGTCTTGTAAactgaaatggagggagtactcgCTCCATTCATTGTTTCTATCTCCGCCGCTTAAAAACATCTATCTCTATCTCTGCCGCTTGAAAATCTATATCTCTATCTCAATCTTAAAATATATATTAGTAATaatgtacgtgcaatgcacgtttaTATTAGGTAGGATATTAGTTACACGTTATATTAGGTAAGATATATCTGTTGCACTATTAAGATATCAATTATTTTTTCACGGGAATAGTAAGATATTAATTACATGGCAGATTTCAAGGGATAGCATTGAGTCAAAACGTGTTTATAACCAATGGCAGTGGTGGGTAATTAGAGTGTTAAACGTGTTCGGTGCTTAACATTGGAGCGATTTGAACCGCTAGATAACATGATTTGATGGTCGAGATGGTTTGGATCTTCCCATTTGGtttttttatattggtatagatatatAAGATTTTATGTATCTTTTTTCTCACGGCCCCTTCTTCCAATCTTCCCGGTATGATAATTAATCACCTTAATTTGTTTATTTTCTGAATTAATTTTATTTTAATTTACTTACCAAACTTCTCATCAACATATAAGGTAAATCATGGGCTAAATTTGATAAACATTTATTTACTTCAATGATAAGTGCCACACATGTCACGAAGCAATCCGTTTCTGGCATTTTTTACAACTAAAATTGTCACACAAAAAAAACTGAAAGTTGACATATAAAAAACTGACATGCTTCATGACTAGAGTTGCCATTCTCGCGTCACTAAATTTGCCATCAAACACGTTTGTGCCACACGTGTAGCATTTATCAGGTTCCTTTATTCACACAATCGTATTAGTACGGGCAGATAAATGACAAGCTAACGTAATAAAATATTTGTATCCTGATAGAATGCACATGCATCGTCTTAGTCTTTATTATTAAAACGGAGTTGGCCACGTCGCCTACCTCTTCCTTGTTTCTTCCCTCCACACACACCCCCTCCTCACGCACCCCTCCCTTCGTTGTTTTCTCTTGATTTTTTGATACTCCCAACCTATGCCACACAAAATAAAAATCAACATAAATGTAGTAATTTGGAATAATCTAAACCAAATCGGTACGTTCTCAAAATCACATCCTACAGTAACTCAATGAAATCAAATCAAATCGTATCTTTCGAAAATCTCAACTAAATCAAAAAATATTTACTTTCCCTATCCATACCCATATCAAATTAAATCTCACCAAAATATCAACCAAATCAAAACTATCCCTACTTCTCCTACCTATATTCAAATCAAATTAAAACTTATCAAATTCTAGAATATGGTGGATGCAAGGGATGTGTCGAATATAATTAGTGTTGAGCCACTATAATATGTATGCGCCCGTTGCAACGCACAAACAATTAGATAGTATATTATAAGTATTATAAGATGTTTAGGCTATTTCGATATGAACTACATACTGACTGAAATGAATGAATAAACACTAAACACATTTTTATATATTCGATTTAGaaaagttagaacatcttataatAGTGAACTGAGAGAGTACATATGAAATTGTGATCCATGTTGGCGCGACTAGCGGATTTCCCGGATTGGTATTTGTCAACAAAAATATAGGTTGATCATAGTGGttagtaacttggactagtaacatcttgatacgtctccaatgtatctataattttttattgttccatcctattatattatcaatctggGATGTTTTATACACATTTACAAGCAATTACaaatcattttttgggactaacctattaacttagtgcccagtgccagttgttgttttttgcctgtttttggttttcagaatatcaatatcaaacgaagtccaaatgcgacgtaactttttggtgatttttttctggacatAAGAGACCTTGGAAGCTTTGGGAGGGGGACGAGCAGATGGAGCAGTGGCCCacgaggcaccagggcgcgccctggtggcttgtggggcccacgtggctccgtttgacctaactccgcctctataaattctctaaaatcggaAAACCAACAGAGGAGTCCACAAAATACTTTTTCTTTGCCACAAGTTCCTGTTCTcgagagatcccatctggaggccttgtccggcactctgccggagggggattcaatcacggaggggctctacatcaaccttgttgcctttttgatgatatgtgagtagtttactgcagacctacgggtccatagttagtagctagatggcttcttctatctatttgatcttcaatacaatgttctccttgatgttctcggagttctatccgatgtaatcactttttgcggtgcgtttgttaggatccgatgaattgtgagtttatgattagatctatccatgaatattatttgagttttctctgaactcttttatgcatgattactatagcttcgtatttctctccgatctattgacttggcttggccaactagattgatttatctttcaatgggagaggtgctttgtaatgggttcgatcttgcggtgctcaatcccagtgacagaaggggacatgacacgtatgtatcattgctattaaggataaaaagatggggtttattcatacgtgagtttatcttgtctacatcatgtcatcttgcttaaggcgttactccgttctttatgaacttaatactctagatgcatgctggatagcggtcgatgtgtggagtaatagtagtagatgcgggcaggagtcggtctacttgtctcggatatgatgcctatatatgatcattgccttggatatcatcataattatttgcttttctatcaattgccaaatagtaatttgtttacccaccatatgctattttcaagagaggagcctctagtgaaaactatggcccccgggtataCTTCCATCATATATTAAAAATCCTAAAAATACATGTTgcaattttactttatttattttattttgtattttggTTTGATCTATCTATCACCATACATTTAATCTTGCAAATAaccgccaagggattgacaaccacttgttcgcgttgggtgcaaggatttgttattttgtgtgtaggtgctgcTAACGAATTGTTGTGTGAttctcctacttgattgataaTCTTGGTTTcataattgagggaaatacttatctctactgtactgcatcatcccttcctcttcggggaaaacccaacgcagctcacaagtagcacatgttactagtctaagttactattTTTATAGTGGGTAGTTGTCAGTGATATGGGGAAGGGGGCTCCCCTAGTTCTCTCGCATAAGCACGCTGTTTGAGCGAGGCGGTTGCTCGCGCAGAATTAATGTCCCCGATGGGAGCGGGCTCCAGGTTTTCCACCAATAAGACAAAGGTCACCTTCGTGGACGGGTGCGCTAGGGTGCCCCGTTCGAGGGGTGCATTTGGGATCTAGTTGGGGCATCCGTTACTGGTCCTTTGGATCCCTAAGGACCTCCGGGAGGTCCAGTACAAAGTTTGCGGTGCTCCCCAGCCGCTCCCAGACACGACGTGCTCAAAGGTGGCACCCGATACAATGCAGCCATGCCTTGGTGCATCCGATGACGATGGGAAACATGCGAGCAACATGGGGCACACCCTTTCGTCATCAACAATGGATACCTACAATTCAGGTTGGCAGCGTCATGCAGATTCGAGGTAGAAGTCAACTACGACCCAGAGTATAAAAGAGGGGAGTATTTGCAAAGAGGGGTCGCGAGAAATTGATATACGAAGAACAGGAAAAACATGAGTAGAGTATCACACCATCGCGGTGGCCTAAATTTGGGTAAATTGCTTGTCGTGTGTGTGGAGTTTGAACCCTTGGCCGAACAATGTAGAAGTTGCAACTTAGCTCTAATATCAACGATCACCATTCGACATCTAGCGCGCTTGGTAAGGGGTTAAGGCTCAGGTCATCTCCGATGTGCATGCTGGCCCGTAAGAAG
This genomic window contains:
- the LOC109745725 gene encoding 3beta,22alpha-dihydroxysteroid 3-dehydrogenase, with the protein product MDAGALQLAAAAVAIVVAALVCRWFLVACAVGVRKQRPRLPPGSTGLPLIGETLRLISAYKTPDPEPFIDERVARHGGVFTTHIFGERTVFSADPAFNRLLLAAEGRAVSCSYPSSITTLLGARSLLLTRGTAHKRLHSLTLTRLGRPASQPLLAHIERLVLATMRQWEPTATVRLLDEAKKITFNLTVKQLVSIEPGPWTESLRREYVKLIDGFFSIPFPFASFLPFTTYGQALKSRKKVAGALREVIRKRMEERGEEKGVKEEMDGKREKKDMVEELLEAEGGSFSEEEMVDFCLSLLVAGYETTSVLMTVAVKFLTETPAALAQLKEEHENMTKMKGENQLLEWVDYKSMTFTQCVINETLRVANIIGGVFRRANTDIHFKGYTIPKGCKIFASFRAVHLNNEHYENARTFDPWRWQSNNKLQNEVGANLFTPFGGGPRLCPGYELARVVISVFLHHLVMRFSWEAAEEDRLVFFPTTRTLKGYPINLRRRPESV